The Treponema sp. OMZ 790 genome includes the window TCTTAAAGGACAAGATGCCCGACTTAAAGGGGGTGCCTAAAAAACTCCTGCTTGAACTTCTTTTGCAAAAAGATTTTTCGGTAAAAATTACGGGCGACGGTTATGTAGTTTCTCAATATCCCCCGCCGGGAACACCTATCAAAAAAGGAATGAAAATTGAGCTCAATCTCGAATAATGAAAACTTGTTTTACAATGCGGGGCTTTTTTCGCGGCGGTTTCCGGAATTATCCAAAAGCCTCGGCTTTGACTCCGAAAATGGAATAAAAAATTTTGAAGCCCGCATTCCTGAAACTTATTTTCTTGAAGAAGCTAAATTACATCATGAGGATAAAAAAAATTTTACTGCACGCATAAACGGAAAATACCTTCACTCAAAATATAATCCCGTAAAAGAAGCCGAACAAAATTTCTCCCTCGATTTTTTTAAAGATAAAAAGACTAAAAGCTCCTGTATTTTTTACGGACTTGGTTTGGGGTATCTTCAAGAACTTTATGCAAAAAAAAATCCTAAATCGTCGCTGATTATAGTCGAGCCGGATCTTTTTATTTTTTTACTTTTTTTAAAAAGCCGTCCTTTGGACGAGTTTTTTATGCATGAAAATTTGACCATTCTTTTGGGGCTTTACCCGAAAGATGTCTTGGATTTTTTTGAAGCCGGCTCATTTTCTGATGTTCCTATTTTTAAATCTCCGTCTTTAATCGAAATAAATTCTTCGTGGTTTTTTGAACTTGAAACCTTAAAAAAAAGACGGGATGAAAAGAAAAATTTAAATAAAAATACATTTAAAAAATTCGGAAAACTTTGGCTTAAAAATTTTTTAAAGAATGCAGCTCAAATCGAAAAACTTCCGGGTATCTTGCAAATCGAAAATTTTTTTAAACATTATCCTTGTTTGATACTTGCTGCAGGCCCCGGACTGGATGATGTTTGTGATCTTATAAAAGAATATCAGGATAGATTTCTGGTCATAGCTTCAGACACTGCCGTAAGAGCCTGTCACCGAAAAGGAATAAAACCCGACTTTATTCTTTTAATGGATGCTCAATATTGGAATTACCTTCATCTTGCTGACCTTGATATTTCGGATTCTATCCTTGTTACCGAGTCTTCCGTATATCCTGCAGTCTTCCGTTTAAAGGCGAGGGCTAAGTTCTTATGTACATCGATGTTTCCTCTTGCTCAATATATCGAAAAAGCTATAGGAGAAAAAGGAAAACTTGTTACAGGAGGATCTGTTGCTACGGCCTGCTGGGATTTTGCAAGAATTTTGGGATGTTCGGAACTTATTTTTTGCGGTTTGGATCTTGCCTTTCCTAATTTTCAAACTCATTTTAAGGGAAGCCGTTTTGAGGAAGATGTAAACTCCGTTTCATCCCGTTTTCAGCCTTCAGAAACAGCATCCCATAAAACTCTTTATTATGCTGCACCCGGTTTAAAAGAAGGTTATTTAGGAAAAGTGTTAAGCGATAATCGGATGCAGATGTATGCTTGGTGGTTTGAAAGCAAGATTGCGGAATTTCCCGAAAGCAAAACATATAATTTTTTGTCTAGGGGTTTAAAAATTCCAAATATGGAATTTTTGGATAAGGAAGGTTTTTTAATAAAGGCCGAAAAATCTTCTCTTTTTAAAAAACAAAAAGCAGATATGCTGTCTGCTCTTTGCTCCTTTAAAGGGCAGGACAGTGTTGAGAAAAAAAAGATTAGTCTTGCCGCGGCATTAAAAGAATTAAGCTCCGATTTGGCAAAAACCAAGGAGGCGGCAAAGGAAGGCATGGATATTTGCCGAAACATCTTAGACTCCATAAAAGCCGAAAAAACGCCTCAAGATGCCTTTATAAAACAAAGTATAGACCGCCTAAACCGAATTGACGAAAAAATAAAAACCGGCAAGACCAATGCCGTAATAGGTTTTGACCTTTTGCTCGCTGAAGATTCAAATAAAAATTTTAACGAAAAATCTTTTGTATCCGTCTATGAAGAAAGTTTTTTAATCTATAAAAAAATATATGATATTATCGGGAGCCTGAATATTACTATAGAATAAATAAAAGATAGACAATACCGTTATTACAGGAGTGTATTATGGTCACAATCAAAGCTGCCGTGATAATCGCTTTTTTTTGTTCTGTTTTGCATTCCATTTTCTTTTTAAATGCAAGGTATAAAATTCTAAAAATTATACCTGCTGCCAAAGCATAAAGCATATTAAAAAAACCGAGGTAGCGGTGAGCCAGAGCAAATAGCAATACCGAAAGGATTTCGGGAGCTGAAAGATAAGGCCCAAATTTATTGGTATTTCCTAAGAGCGTTTTTATTCTGTACGGTAAGTATATGCGGTATAAAACTTCTTCATAGGCTGCCAAAAAAACAATCTTTGCCGCAAAGATTAAAACCTTAAAAAAGCCTTGCGGCTTAGGAGGCATGGAAAATTCCTTGTTGTTCAAAATGGGGGGGAGAACAAAAACGATAAAAATGAAGGTAAATTCAGCTAAAATTCTTATAGTCTTCTTATCAAAACGCATAATTTATGCTATTATAGCATAAAGAGATAATTATGTACATAATTATAGTTTTTGCGGTTTTGTTTCTTTTACTTACAGCTTTCTCTTTTACCGGTCCCGGAAGACGTTGTTTGGACTGGCTTCGTTTTTTTACCGAAGGAAAAGATAAAGGCTTTTTATTTTCGAACCTTGTTTTGCTTTGGCGCACTGCAAATTATGTAGGCCTTGAGGAT containing:
- a CDS encoding CPBP family intramembrane glutamic endopeptidase — its product is MRFDKKTIRILAEFTFIFIVFVLPPILNNKEFSMPPKPQGFFKVLIFAAKIVFLAAYEEVLYRIYLPYRIKTLLGNTNKFGPYLSAPEILSVLLFALAHRYLGFFNMLYALAAGIIFRILYLAFKKKMECKTEQKKAIITAALIVTIIHSCNNGIVYLLFIL
- a CDS encoding motility associated factor glycosyltransferase family protein translates to MSSISNNENLFYNAGLFSRRFPELSKSLGFDSENGIKNFEARIPETYFLEEAKLHHEDKKNFTARINGKYLHSKYNPVKEAEQNFSLDFFKDKKTKSSCIFYGLGLGYLQELYAKKNPKSSLIIVEPDLFIFLLFLKSRPLDEFFMHENLTILLGLYPKDVLDFFEAGSFSDVPIFKSPSLIEINSSWFFELETLKKRRDEKKNLNKNTFKKFGKLWLKNFLKNAAQIEKLPGILQIENFFKHYPCLILAAGPGLDDVCDLIKEYQDRFLVIASDTAVRACHRKGIKPDFILLMDAQYWNYLHLADLDISDSILVTESSVYPAVFRLKARAKFLCTSMFPLAQYIEKAIGEKGKLVTGGSVATACWDFARILGCSELIFCGLDLAFPNFQTHFKGSRFEEDVNSVSSRFQPSETASHKTLYYAAPGLKEGYLGKVLSDNRMQMYAWWFESKIAEFPESKTYNFLSRGLKIPNMEFLDKEGFLIKAEKSSLFKKQKADMLSALCSFKGQDSVEKKKISLAAALKELSSDLAKTKEAAKEGMDICRNILDSIKAEKTPQDAFIKQSIDRLNRIDEKIKTGKTNAVIGFDLLLAEDSNKNFNEKSFVSVYEESFLIYKKIYDIIGSLNITIE